AGTGAATCCCTTTACAAACAACACACCACCTCAACCAGAAGAACAGCCTCCCTTGTACTGCCAAGAAATTCAGCTCCACCTGTTGAAGATGCCAAAGAGGATGATGGAAGCAGCAACAAAGCTCGGGTGCGGCGCATGTCCATGTCCCCATGGGGATCAAGACCAAAGCCTGAGGATGCTGCTGCTGCCAAGGCAGAAACCAAAAAGATTGATGACTTATCAACAACTTCTTCTGACAGTGATAAGAAAGGGATTTGGAAGTGGAAGCCTATGAGGGCTTTATCTCACATTGGAATGCAGAAACTAAGCTGTTTGTTTTCTGTTGAAGTTGTCACTGCTCAAGGCCTTCCTTCTTCCATGAATGGGCTTCGACTATCGGTTTGTGTTAGGAAAAAGGAAACAAAGGATGGTGCTGTTAAGACAATGCCATCAAGGGTTGCACAAGGAGCTGCAGATTTTGAAGAGACCCTTTTCATCAGGTGCCATGTTTATCACACCTCCAATCAAGGCACTGCAAAGCAGATCAAATTTGAGCCACGACCCTTTTCGATATACCTTTTTGCTGTTGATGCTAAGGAGCTAGATTTTGGAAGAAGCTCAGTGGACTTGAGTGAGTTGATAAGAGAGTCCATTGAGAAGAACCATCAAGGCACCAGGGTGAAGCAATGGGACACAAGCTTTGGCCTTTCTGGGAAAGCAAAAGGAGGAGAACTTGTTCTCAAACTGGGTTTTCAGATCATGGAGAAAGATGGAGGAATTGATATATACAATAACCAAGTGGACAATTCAAAGCCCAGCTCTGGCAAGCTTGGTAGTTTCTCTACTTTTGCTCGTAAACAATCCAAGACATCATTCAGCATGTCTAGTCCTAGAATGACAAATAGAAATGATGCATGGACTCCTTCACAATCCAGAATAGGAGAGGATATTCAAGGAATGGATGATTTGAACCTTGATGATCCAAACCCGGTTCAGGATTCCTCTGCCTCTACCCAGAAAGTTGATGAAGGTGGTAAGGAACAGGTGGAGGATTTTGAACTTCCGGATTTCGAGGTTGTGGATAAAGGAGTAGAGGTTCAAGACAAGGGAGGAAATGAAGAAGAGGAATCTGAGGAACCTGTGCAAGAGGAATCAGCTTCCAGTGAAGTTGTCAAGGAAGTAGTACTTGATCATGTACACCTGAGTAGATTGAGTGAGCTTGATTCAATTGCTCAGCAGATAAAAGCTCTTGAGTCTATGATGGCAGAAGATGATAAGTTTATGAAAATAGAAGAAGAGACAGAACCACAGAGGCTAGATGCAGATGAAGAAACTGTGACCAGGGAGTTTCTTCATATGCTTGAGAATCAAGACAACAGTGATTACTTGTTCGATCAACCTGAAATTCCTCCTCTTCATCTTGAAGGACACCATGATGCTGAAGATGGAGACGGAGAATCCAAAGTGTATCTTCCTGACCTTGGAAAGGGGTTGGGTTGTGTAGTGAGAACAAAGGATGGAGGCTACTTGACTTCCATGAACCCTCTGGACATTGCTGTGGCTAGAAAAGATACTCCAAAGCTAGCCATGCAGATGTCAAGGCCTTTTGTGCTAGCATCACATCAATCCTTGACAGGATTTGAGTTGTTTCAGAAATTGGCTGGGATTGGCTTTGAAGAACTCAGCTCCAAGGTTTTGGCCTTAATGCCAATAGATGAAATGATAGGCAAAACTGCAGAACAGGTTGCTTTTGAAGGCATTGCTAATGCCATCATACAAGGAAGAAACAAGGAAGGAGCCAGCTCAAGTGCTGCTAGAATAGTTTCTTCCTTGAGAAGCATGGGAAGTGCCTTGAGTTCAGGAAGGAAAGAGAGAATAGCCACAGGACTTTGGAATGTAGAAGAGGAGCCACTCACTGCAGAGAAGCTTCTGGCGTTTGCAACGCAGAAGATTGAGTCCATGACAATTGAAGCTTTGAAAATTCAAGCTGAAATGGCTGATGAAGAAGCCCCATTTGATATTTCTGCAAAAAAAGATGATGGAAAGGATCTCTTGGCTTCAGTTACTCCACTTGAAGAATGGATCATCGACCAAAGTCACAACAAAAGTCCTGCAGGTTCTGGTGGTGAACCAGAAAAAGTGACTCTCTTATTGGTTGTCCAATTGAGGGATCCAATTAGACGCTATGAAGCAGTTGGGGGACCTGTGATTGTGCTGATCCATGCAACTAGTACTGACACAAATGGGAATGAGGAGGAGAAAAGGTTCAAGGTGATAAGCATGCATGTGGGGGGTTTCAAGTTGGTGAGTACCATAAAGAAGAATGCATGGGACAGTGGGAAGCAAAGACTTACTGCAATGCAATGGTTGGTTGCATATGGGTTGGGAAAGGCAGGGAAGAAAGGGAAGCAAGCATCATCAAAGGACCAAGAGCTCTTGTGGAGCATTTCCTCACGTATAGTTGCTGACATGTGGCTCAAAACTATGAGAAATCCAGATATCAATCTTAAGTAAACAGCACCTACATTCTATTGTTGTTTGTTATGCCAAGGATCATCTCTTGCATTGATGTCTCTTACAAAAATTCAACTTGATGTGCAAGTGAAAGCTCATTCTCCACACACCTAAGCCACTCACTGCAGCTACctacacaatttgtgcagattTATGAATACAAGGTTCTGTAAATGTCGTCTCAAGATGTTCTGTTTTTGTAAAAGCCAATAAAACTTGTCATTCATATATAGCACATATGCATTTGAACATTAAAAGGGTAGCTTAACTCTACTGAGTCCCATTAAGCCTGtctctattttcttttctttttgtttactTTTCAGCCTGTCTGTGCATATTTGTTGATTTGGTTGGAGGAGAAATGTTATCATCATCAAAACACTGTGCCAATTCTTCATGTATCTCTATAAGTTCTTTCTTATGTAACATAGACACGGGCACTGATACGATACGGACACGAAGATaagtataatttctaaaatgtaagatatggagacacaaatctatatattatataattatgaattatataaattgacaataaagatttatgttcaCAAATATGTTTCAGTTTCTTTTGTAGCAGAAAGATGTTTCTCATTAttggttcaaaaggatttgttccttatttttatatttttatattcataataaaaatttatacaataagtttgagtttttagaaaattaatatatttctcctttttaaaattatgttataatcGTGCTAGAACCGTCAGAAATTCATGTTCTACGAGTGTGTGTTCGAGCCTGATTCTTTTATAGACGAAAacaatcttttaaattttttatatttttagaaaatataatataaaatatataacaaacTGCAGTATTGTAAATTTTACTAGTATTATgaagaatatattttaaaacgagaattcttgaaataaaatttaaaatttatcctaaaacataaaattaaaacctTTCAAAATGAGTAACAAAGATCTTTAAAACCTTTCAGAATATTGATTTAAGAAAACTTCATCAAAATCTGGTGCAGAACAATCACTTATAAACTTGAAGATGCTGCCACTTCGGAATCTTGTGGAAGATTTTGGTTGCACTAATAGTCCTTGTTGGTCTTGCACTCCTCATATCCAGGATGGTCGTTCAACCACAATTCAAGAACAACAACACCCTCCACTACTACAACATGATTCTCAAGGTTTTGCTAAGGAGCTATGTAACACAGACACTGATACAAATACTTTGAAACTTATAATCTCCAAAATTTAGGACATAAGGACAcggatttatatattatgtgcATAAGTATGTCTGAGTTTTTTTTTGGAAGAAAGATATTTTCCATGGctggttcaaaaggatttgttccgtatttttataatcataataaaaacttatacaataagtttaaatttttataaaattaatatatttgtctttttttaaaattgtgttggatccatgctagaattgtcagagatccaaaaaatattttttaaattgaacactTCATCAATACATGTTGTACAAGTGTTGTGTCATACGTGTGTCAGTGTCATATCAGTATCTGTGTGTCAGTGTCTGAGCTACATAGAAAGAGAGTAGAAGAGCTTTTATACTCCTCTTTGAAAGAAAGATGACAAAATACAGCAGAATTCTTTGAATAAAACACATTCTGTAGCATACAATTCAGATGAACCTATTCAATTCTGTAACCAGACCTGGTGATTGGTGAATCTTCCTTTTCCTCCTATTCTCTTACTTCTCAAATtccttttttcttgttttagtTGTTGAATAATGCTTTCTTCACAAATGCCCCAACATCAGTAGTATCATGAAACAAAAACTTCAATATAACTAAACAAAATACAAGTACAGTACAGTTATGTTTACCTCCAACTGAAGTTAAATGCTTACATATATACATGAATCTTTCCATCCAAAGTCAGAagttaaaaagaaagaaagttagAAAGAATCAGTTATTGACACGACTACACCGACACCAGAATGCAGTTCCCCCACTCCTGCCTCGAGCAACTGCAATTTCCTCATCAACATAAAACCAGATGAAGAAAGGATCCTTGGTATCTGGTTCCCTGTCTTCCTTTTTTCCTAGACTGATCTCTAGAGGTTGAAAGGGTCCAAGTTTTACTCTTATGTTCTCAAAAACAAAAGCCAGTATTCTCTTTTTCCATGAAAGTCTGCCTTCAAATGTTAACTGTCCAATGGGTCCAAGATATACTCCATTCTCGATCCTCTTTGCCTAATAATTTataagcatttttttttatcagcaaagaataaataaaataaaatgaggcaCTTCAGGAGTgtctcaatccttatacaagctAGGAATCCCACAGACATTACAACACATCAGCCACATTAACATACCATAACAAGATACAATAACACATCAATATACAATTACATCAATCCTCCAAGGGAACACATTCTAAGACAAGACACAAAAGTCCAAATTAATATACCAAATTAGACAGAAGCACCAAGTTTTTATTCAAAGACATTGAAAATTTACAAACAATGAAACTGACAACAGGAATACAACTTTTCCCTGTATGAaaagtgttggagatcccacattgactagagatgaggacctttcatagtatataagtggatgcaaacctcatcccatgagcggttttatagggttgagttaggcttaaagtccattaAGTAATAAAAAGGTCTAAGGAGGCaatcaaaaatcaattttagagaggCCTTATTAACTCATACATGTACAATAATCATCTTCCTGAATAAAGTGCACATGCACAAGGTCCTCATAGCAACATTTGATTTTCAGTTTTTCACCTAAGACTGCTTGACAAGATATTTCAGCTCTTCTCCAAGAAGACAGACAAGTTATTTCAGCTAACATAGCTACTGAAATTGTTTGACCAAAATAGaggtattaaataaattaagttttcaaagtataAATTGAATTAGATCCAACACTGAGAGAAAGGATGGGAAATTGGCTCCTCTGCAAAAAATTCAATTCCAAAATGTCTTCTCCTCCCCAGGTGACTCGTGTGTGTTTTCAGAGATAGGAAAGCAAATGGTGATATGATTGACATCATATACGGATTCAAAAACTGAGAAAGATAATACAAAAATACTTGACATCAGGTACAGACTAATAGTTTCAAAAGTCAGCAATGAAGACTGAATGTTGGTCAGAGAATAAGGTAATGGACGACAGAACAATACCATAATGGCTAAAGattaaaacaacattttttcttTAGCACATTTTCTTAACACCCATCAAACTTTTCTTGTGTCAAGATTTCCCATGCTTTTCCATCTAGAAACAACATCAGTTGAAAACTCAATAACTCACAAGAAATGTAAAGCTAGCAACACATCTTCTAACATTCATTAGGTCGAAATTTATTGAAAGTAACAAATTTGTATAGATCCCACACCTTCTTTATAGAATCACACTCATAATTTTgtaacttttgaaaaaaatgtaaCTAATAATAGAGTGTGTTAGAAAGAGTGTATTAGAAAATGTATTACCTGCACTCTTAATAacatgaaaatttgaaaatttatcaaCAGACAGATAAAAGTAAACTTGATATTTTGCTACAAACACTGGACATGTATGCAACAAGAACGAAATAAAGATTGGTTCATGGGAAAGAGACTTACAGTGGCATCAAACCTCTGAACTGCTGTGAGAGGAAAATACCGACCACCACTTAATTTTTTCTAAAGTTCAGCAAAAAAGCATTGTTTAGTGTAGACATGCATTATAAAAAACACAAttaactacaagaaaatcattaaatagtaactaaatttatAGCCAAATGAAGAGCTACCAAAAAATTATGTTAACCTCAGCAGTAAAAACCAGCATCCAGGTCCTCCCAGGAGATTTATTGCCACCAAGGGTTTCAAAAAAGCCAGAAGGATCAAGTTTTGCTTTCTCAATGATAGACAGTGCAGAAAGAACATCCTCTGCTGCAACCTTTCTTGTCTTAGCTGCATCTTTTAACACTTTCACACTTTCATCTACATCCTAAGCAAAtactgaaattaaattaaaaccaACACAGAATCCAAATAgtaattcaaaatgaaaaaagaataaTCTAAACCACCCAACAAAATGGATCAAATTTTCATAATGAAAGACTAAAAGGTGCCCTAAAGATTAAGAATTTAGCCTAGTATGTATGTATTTGGATGAACGTTTCAAAATTGGTTTTATTCTTACAACTTTGGCAAAACTCAAATTCTTATATCCCCGGAAAAGCTACTAAAGTTGTTTTAACTAAAACATCATTTCTAGCcccaaaatcagtttttttaaCACAAAACAAAATATGCGAGTTGAATTCCAACCTGAACCTTGGAGAATTCAAAGTGAATCCAAAGACTTTCCAACATTATCTAAGAaaccaaacaaacaaacaaagctTGAAACATTGATGGGCACCCCAAAGGATAAGATTATACCTTTTTGGCTTTCTCATTCTCAACAAGGGGTGTTGAGGAAAGTTGGTCTGTTTCAACATCATCAAGGGTTGCTCTGGTTCTTGTTCTTTCTCTGGGAAATCTAACAACTTTGCAGTGTTTTCTTCCACTGAGAGGAGTGGAATTCAGAGGTTTAAATTGTGGTGAGAGCTTTGAAAGTTGAAAGGAAGATGAATTCGGGAAACACAAACTGAAGGAAGAAACATACAACATGTGCATTGAGTTCGTTGCCATTTACAATTGCAAGTGATGCTATAATAACATGTCTCACACTTCTCAAccatttttgtttattatattattcCAGTTTTGAGCATATTTTGGTGGCCATGAGTATTTCACTGTCTTTATTCTACTGTTCTTTTTCTTATGTGGTTCTCAAATCTCTATTAAATAGTTTATCTAATCAAGCAATTTCACTTGCTATAACACCCTATTTTCTTTCTAATAAGTataatataataacattttttagtttccataaaaaagtataacaatataaaaaataagaattatcctaaatttaatatttgtatataattaCGTAAATATAGAATTTTTAAgctcaaataataatatttaattatttttattcaaaatattattttttcttgttaaaATAAATCCAAATTTGTATGGGCAGTTGAAGGGAGCATATTTTAtcaagtaaaataatatttatcgTTATTTAAACTTGTGCTTACAGTTTTAACTTaatgaaaacaaatatatattttaaattattttttgtcgaataaattatttttcaactaaataattaaataatatttatattaattatctaCATAATTAAATCAATGTTTTGTATTAACTATCTTAAGTGAATGAATGTGAAATCAAAATGATGgattaatttgtttaataattaattaatttttttattttgaatttgtgaAAGTTGCATggaatataaattttgtattatgaGATGTAtactttataataaaaaattaaaaatatattttaaattatatattttataatataaattttttattttggattatatattctaaaatacaaaatatattataaaatacacaatttaaaatgcaaaatattatttttaatgttatggaAGGTACAATTCAGAAAGTCACAAGGTTGCAAAGTCCATAACTTAAACTAAAAAAAGAGAAACACACTCATAATTTATCTTCATAAAGATAGATTtggaatttcaaattttattcgGGTATAAAATGTAATAATCTTTAGTGacggtatttttttttttatgtattcttgcatttcatacaaaatatgaaaatatttttttatccttctttATGTTATTTCTCTATTTcgtattatataatctaaaaatctAGATTTAAGAGTATTTTTAGGATTATGTAGTCCAGAAATTAATCATGCATAAAAAAAAGActtctagattatata
The sequence above is a segment of the Phaseolus vulgaris cultivar G19833 chromosome 2, P. vulgaris v2.0, whole genome shotgun sequence genome. Coding sequences within it:
- the LOC137813009 gene encoding protein PLASTID MOVEMENT IMPAIRED 1-like — protein: MAAAKSNPNAQLLEELEAFSESLYKQHTTSTRRTASLVLPRNSAPPVEDAKEDDGSSNKARVRRMSMSPWGSRPKPEDAAAAKAETKKIDDLSTTSSDSDKKGIWKWKPMRALSHIGMQKLSCLFSVEVVTAQGLPSSMNGLRLSVCVRKKETKDGAVKTMPSRVAQGAADFEETLFIRCHVYHTSNQGTAKQIKFEPRPFSIYLFAVDAKELDFGRSSVDLSELIRESIEKNHQGTRVKQWDTSFGLSGKAKGGELVLKLGFQIMEKDGGIDIYNNQVDNSKPSSGKLGSFSTFARKQSKTSFSMSSPRMTNRNDAWTPSQSRIGEDIQGMDDLNLDDPNPVQDSSASTQKVDEGGKEQVEDFELPDFEVVDKGVEVQDKGGNEEEESEEPVQEESASSEVVKEVVLDHVHLSRLSELDSIAQQIKALESMMAEDDKFMKIEEETEPQRLDADEETVTREFLHMLENQDNSDYLFDQPEIPPLHLEGHHDAEDGDGESKVYLPDLGKGLGCVVRTKDGGYLTSMNPLDIAVARKDTPKLAMQMSRPFVLASHQSLTGFELFQKLAGIGFEELSSKVLALMPIDEMIGKTAEQVAFEGIANAIIQGRNKEGASSSAARIVSSLRSMGSALSSGRKERIATGLWNVEEEPLTAEKLLAFATQKIESMTIEALKIQAEMADEEAPFDISAKKDDGKDLLASVTPLEEWIIDQSHNKSPAGSGGEPEKVTLLLVVQLRDPIRRYEAVGGPVIVLIHATSTDTNGNEEEKRFKVISMHVGGFKLVSTIKKNAWDSGKQRLTAMQWLVAYGLGKAGKKGKQASSKDQELLWSISSRIVADMWLKTMRNPDINLK
- the LOC137813010 gene encoding uncharacterized protein, which translates into the protein MATNSMHMLYVSSFSLCFPNSSSFQLSKLSPQFKPLNSTPLSGRKHCKVVRFPRERTRTRATLDDVETDQLSSTPLVENEKAKKDVDESVKVLKDAAKTRKVAAEDVLSALSIIEKAKLDPSGFFETLGGNKSPGRTWMLVFTAEKKLSGGRYFPLTAVQRFDATAKRIENGVYLGPIGQLTFEGRLSWKKRILAFVFENIRVKLGPFQPLEISLGKKEDREPDTKDPFFIWFYVDEEIAVARGRSGGTAFWCRCSRVNN